One segment of Phragmites australis chromosome 13, lpPhrAust1.1, whole genome shotgun sequence DNA contains the following:
- the LOC133888701 gene encoding uncharacterized protein At4g15970-like isoform X1 has protein sequence MARPARQSLMSAPSTKRPRGHPRHALGRAAAALFLATLVALPFAVLYRAAVGRSLQDSWGWDSLPSVEASEEEGSEGDDLDSEDLKLERVLNKASMEDNTVILTTLNAAWASPGSVIDLFIDSFHSGVRTSSLLKHLVIVTFDWKAYEQCAKIHPYCFALGTEGVDFSDEKRFLTSGYLDMMWKRLDFLRSVLEKGYNFIFSDADIMWFRNPFPHFYPEADFQIACDHYVGNATDLRNIGNGGFNYVKSNERSIEFYSFWYLSRLRYPGYHDQDVFNVIKHDPYVADIGLKIKFLSTTYFGGFCEPSRDINKVCTMHANCCIGLRSKIHDLRIMMDDWRSYLSLPPNLKRLQTLAWRVPQNCRFSMVSRITHRINLDRCLVSIDANAIALT, from the exons ATGGCCAGGCCAGCGCGCCAAAGCCTGATGAGCGCGCCCTCCACCAAGCGCCCGCGCGGCCACCCGAGGCACGCGCTCGGCCGAGCCGCTGCCGCGCTCTTCCTCGCCACCCTCGTCGCGCTGCCCTTCGCGGTTCTGTACCGCGCCGCCGTCGGGCGGTCGCTGCAGGACTCCTGGGGATGGGACTCGCTGCCCTCGGTCGAGGCATCCGAGGAGGAGGGCTCCGAAGGCGACGATCTG GACAGTGAAGATCTCAAACTTGAGCGAGTCCTAAACAAGGCTTCAATGGAAGATAATACAGTTATTTTGACTACACTTAATGCTGCATGGGCTTCTCCTGGCTCTGTGATAGACCTTTTCATTGATAGTTTTCATTCTGGTGTTAGAACAAGTTCTCTGTTGAAACACCTTGTTATTGTAACATTTGATTGGAAAGCATACGAGCAATGTGCCAAAATCCATCCCTATTGCTTTGCTCTTGGAACTGAGGGTGTGGATTTCTCTGACGAGAAGAGGTTCTTGACTTCTGGGTACCTGGATATGATGTGGAAAAGGCTAGATTTTTTGCGGTCAGTTCTTGAAAAAGGATACAACTTCATATTCTCG GATGCAGACATAATGTGGTTTCGCAATCCGTTTCCTCATTTCTATCCTGAAGCTGACTTTCAGATTGCATGTGACCACTATGTCGGGAATGCAACTGACTTGAGAAACATTGGTAATGGAGGTTTCAACTATGTGAAATCAAATGAGCGAAGCATAGAGTTTTACAGTTTCTGGTATTTGTCTCGATTGAGGTATCCTGGTTATCATGATCAGGATGTATTCAATGTTATTAAGCATGATCCTTACGTTGCAGACATTGGACTGAAAATTAAGTTCTTAAGTACTACATACTTTGGTGGATTTTGTGAGCCGAGTAGAGATATAAACAAAGTTTGCACTATGCATGCTAACTGCTGCATCGGGTTGCGGAGCAAGATTCATGATCTAAGGATTATGATGGATGATTGGAGGAGCTATTTGTCCTTGCCTCCAAACTTAAAAAGATTGCAGACATTGGCATGGAGGGTGCCACAAAATTGCAG GTTTAGCATGGTAAGCAGAATTACCCATCGAATCAATTTGGATAGATGTCTCGTTTCTATAGATGCAAATGCAATTGCTCTTACCTGA
- the LOC133888701 gene encoding uncharacterized protein At4g15970-like isoform X4 has translation MLCSVDLTHRSVIPNSGYRRCSPHSYRPDSEDLKLERVLNKASMEDNTVILTTLNAAWASPGSVIDLFIDSFHSGVRTSSLLKHLVIVTFDWKAYEQCAKIHPYCFALGTEGVDFSDEKRFLTSGYLDMMWKRLDFLRSVLEKGYNFIFSDADIMWFRNPFPHFYPEADFQIACDHYVGNATDLRNIGNGGFNYVKSNERSIEFYSFWYLSRLRYPGYHDQDVFNVIKHDPYVADIGLKIKFLSTTYFGGFCEPSRDINKVCTMHANCCIGLRSKIHDLRIMMDDWRSYLSLPPNLKRLQTLAWRVPQNCRFSMVSRITHRINLDRCLVSIDANAIALT, from the exons ATGTTGTGCTCCGTCGACCTCACCCACAGATCTGTCATCCCCAACTCCGGCTACCGGCGATGCTCTCCGCATTCTTACCGTCCG GACAGTGAAGATCTCAAACTTGAGCGAGTCCTAAACAAGGCTTCAATGGAAGATAATACAGTTATTTTGACTACACTTAATGCTGCATGGGCTTCTCCTGGCTCTGTGATAGACCTTTTCATTGATAGTTTTCATTCTGGTGTTAGAACAAGTTCTCTGTTGAAACACCTTGTTATTGTAACATTTGATTGGAAAGCATACGAGCAATGTGCCAAAATCCATCCCTATTGCTTTGCTCTTGGAACTGAGGGTGTGGATTTCTCTGACGAGAAGAGGTTCTTGACTTCTGGGTACCTGGATATGATGTGGAAAAGGCTAGATTTTTTGCGGTCAGTTCTTGAAAAAGGATACAACTTCATATTCTCG GATGCAGACATAATGTGGTTTCGCAATCCGTTTCCTCATTTCTATCCTGAAGCTGACTTTCAGATTGCATGTGACCACTATGTCGGGAATGCAACTGACTTGAGAAACATTGGTAATGGAGGTTTCAACTATGTGAAATCAAATGAGCGAAGCATAGAGTTTTACAGTTTCTGGTATTTGTCTCGATTGAGGTATCCTGGTTATCATGATCAGGATGTATTCAATGTTATTAAGCATGATCCTTACGTTGCAGACATTGGACTGAAAATTAAGTTCTTAAGTACTACATACTTTGGTGGATTTTGTGAGCCGAGTAGAGATATAAACAAAGTTTGCACTATGCATGCTAACTGCTGCATCGGGTTGCGGAGCAAGATTCATGATCTAAGGATTATGATGGATGATTGGAGGAGCTATTTGTCCTTGCCTCCAAACTTAAAAAGATTGCAGACATTGGCATGGAGGGTGCCACAAAATTGCAG GTTTAGCATGGTAAGCAGAATTACCCATCGAATCAATTTGGATAGATGTCTCGTTTCTATAGATGCAAATGCAATTGCTCTTACCTGA
- the LOC133888701 gene encoding uncharacterized protein At4g15970-like isoform X3 — MARPARQSLMSAPSTKRPRGHPRHALGRAAAALFLATLVALPFAVLYRAAVGRSLQDSWGWDSLPSVEASEEEGSEGDDLDSEDLKLERVLNKASMEDNTVILTTLNAAWASPGSVIDLFIDSFHSGVRTSSLLKHLVIVTFDWKAYEQCAKIHPYCFALGTEGVDFSDEKRFLTSGYLDMMWKRLDFLRSVLEKGYNFIFSDADIMWFRNPFPHFYPEADFQIACDHYVGNATDLRNIDIGLKIKFLSTTYFGGFCEPSRDINKVCTMHANCCIGLRSKIHDLRIMMDDWRSYLSLPPNLKRLQTLAWRVPQNCRFSMVSRITHRINLDRCLVSIDANAIALT; from the exons ATGGCCAGGCCAGCGCGCCAAAGCCTGATGAGCGCGCCCTCCACCAAGCGCCCGCGCGGCCACCCGAGGCACGCGCTCGGCCGAGCCGCTGCCGCGCTCTTCCTCGCCACCCTCGTCGCGCTGCCCTTCGCGGTTCTGTACCGCGCCGCCGTCGGGCGGTCGCTGCAGGACTCCTGGGGATGGGACTCGCTGCCCTCGGTCGAGGCATCCGAGGAGGAGGGCTCCGAAGGCGACGATCTG GACAGTGAAGATCTCAAACTTGAGCGAGTCCTAAACAAGGCTTCAATGGAAGATAATACAGTTATTTTGACTACACTTAATGCTGCATGGGCTTCTCCTGGCTCTGTGATAGACCTTTTCATTGATAGTTTTCATTCTGGTGTTAGAACAAGTTCTCTGTTGAAACACCTTGTTATTGTAACATTTGATTGGAAAGCATACGAGCAATGTGCCAAAATCCATCCCTATTGCTTTGCTCTTGGAACTGAGGGTGTGGATTTCTCTGACGAGAAGAGGTTCTTGACTTCTGGGTACCTGGATATGATGTGGAAAAGGCTAGATTTTTTGCGGTCAGTTCTTGAAAAAGGATACAACTTCATATTCTCG GATGCAGACATAATGTGGTTTCGCAATCCGTTTCCTCATTTCTATCCTGAAGCTGACTTTCAGATTGCATGTGACCACTATGTCGGGAATGCAACTGACTTGAGAAACATTG ACATTGGACTGAAAATTAAGTTCTTAAGTACTACATACTTTGGTGGATTTTGTGAGCCGAGTAGAGATATAAACAAAGTTTGCACTATGCATGCTAACTGCTGCATCGGGTTGCGGAGCAAGATTCATGATCTAAGGATTATGATGGATGATTGGAGGAGCTATTTGTCCTTGCCTCCAAACTTAAAAAGATTGCAGACATTGGCATGGAGGGTGCCACAAAATTGCAG GTTTAGCATGGTAAGCAGAATTACCCATCGAATCAATTTGGATAGATGTCTCGTTTCTATAGATGCAAATGCAATTGCTCTTACCTGA
- the LOC133888701 gene encoding uncharacterized protein At4g15970-like isoform X2, with protein sequence MARPARQSLMSAPSTKRPRGHPRHALGRAAAALFLATLVALPFAVLYRAAVGRSLQDSWGWDSLPSVEASEEEGSEGDDLDSEDLKLERVLNKASMEDNTVILTTLNAAWASPGSVIDLFIDSFHSGVRTSSLLKHLVIVTFDWKAYEQCAKIHPYCFALGTEGVDFSDEKRFLTSGYLDMMWKRLDFLRSVLEKGYNFIFSDADIMWFRNPFPHFYPEADFQIACDHYVGNATDLRNIGNGGFNYVKSNERSIEFYSFWYLSRLRYPGYHDQDVFNVIKHDPYVADIGLKIKFLSTTYFGGFCEPSRDINKVCTMHANCCIGLRSKIHDLRIMMDDWRSYLSLPPNLKRLQTLAWRVPQNCSLSASDR encoded by the exons ATGGCCAGGCCAGCGCGCCAAAGCCTGATGAGCGCGCCCTCCACCAAGCGCCCGCGCGGCCACCCGAGGCACGCGCTCGGCCGAGCCGCTGCCGCGCTCTTCCTCGCCACCCTCGTCGCGCTGCCCTTCGCGGTTCTGTACCGCGCCGCCGTCGGGCGGTCGCTGCAGGACTCCTGGGGATGGGACTCGCTGCCCTCGGTCGAGGCATCCGAGGAGGAGGGCTCCGAAGGCGACGATCTG GACAGTGAAGATCTCAAACTTGAGCGAGTCCTAAACAAGGCTTCAATGGAAGATAATACAGTTATTTTGACTACACTTAATGCTGCATGGGCTTCTCCTGGCTCTGTGATAGACCTTTTCATTGATAGTTTTCATTCTGGTGTTAGAACAAGTTCTCTGTTGAAACACCTTGTTATTGTAACATTTGATTGGAAAGCATACGAGCAATGTGCCAAAATCCATCCCTATTGCTTTGCTCTTGGAACTGAGGGTGTGGATTTCTCTGACGAGAAGAGGTTCTTGACTTCTGGGTACCTGGATATGATGTGGAAAAGGCTAGATTTTTTGCGGTCAGTTCTTGAAAAAGGATACAACTTCATATTCTCG GATGCAGACATAATGTGGTTTCGCAATCCGTTTCCTCATTTCTATCCTGAAGCTGACTTTCAGATTGCATGTGACCACTATGTCGGGAATGCAACTGACTTGAGAAACATTGGTAATGGAGGTTTCAACTATGTGAAATCAAATGAGCGAAGCATAGAGTTTTACAGTTTCTGGTATTTGTCTCGATTGAGGTATCCTGGTTATCATGATCAGGATGTATTCAATGTTATTAAGCATGATCCTTACGTTGCAGACATTGGACTGAAAATTAAGTTCTTAAGTACTACATACTTTGGTGGATTTTGTGAGCCGAGTAGAGATATAAACAAAGTTTGCACTATGCATGCTAACTGCTGCATCGGGTTGCGGAGCAAGATTCATGATCTAAGGATTATGATGGATGATTGGAGGAGCTATTTGTCCTTGCCTCCAAACTTAAAAAGATTGCAGACATTGGCATGGAGGGTGCCACAAAATTGCAG TCTTTCTGCATCAGACCGATAA
- the LOC133889711 gene encoding uncharacterized protein LOC133889711 has protein sequence MLASTAASLPPPLRRSPRGAFPLSSSHGGSGGAKPLLPRPRRRTLACRAELQQDAPFAAAIGACVLASLTLPPPRARGEAGEEEEEEGEFGATDTRMAVMGIISFLPYFNWLSWVFAWLDSGRRRYLVYAAVYLAPYLRTNLSLSPEDSWLPIASIFIGILHIQLEAGIRSGDIESFKFVERAWKLIFPSAAKEKDARHGNKRDSIGTGHRHNRRIPSAHESRERLRNSDIFKRKLDEPIDEKQNKSDWD, from the exons ATGCTCgcgtccaccgccgcctccctcccgcCGCCCCTCCGCCGCTCCCCGCGCGGCGCCTTCCCCCTGAGCTCCTCCCATGGGGGTAGCGGTGGGGCGAAGCCTCTCCTCCCTAGGCCCAGGCGGCGGACGTTAGCCTGCCGCGCGGAGCTGCAGCAGGACGCGCCGTTCGCGGCCGCCATCGGCGCCTGCGTACTCGCCTCGCTCACGCTCCCCCCTCCCAGAGCCCGCGGAGAGGccggggaagaggaggaggaggaaggggagttTGGCGCGACGGATACGAGGATGGCCGTGATGGGGATCATCTCCTTCCTGCCTTACTTCAACTGGCTG AGCTGGGTCTTTGCGTGGTTGGATAGCGGGAGACGGCGGTATCTGGTCTACGCGGCCGTCTACTTGGCTCCTTACTTGAG AACAAACTTGTCACTATCGCCAGAAGATAGCTGGTTACCTATTGCTAGCATCTTTATCGGCATTTTACATATTCAG TTAGAAGCTGGCATCAGGAGTGGTGATATTGAGAGCTTCAAGTTCGTCGAGAGAGCTTGGAAGCTCATCTTCCCTAGTGCTGCCAAAGAAAAGGATGCCCGCCATGGAAACAAGAGAGATTCAATCGGAACG GGCCACAGACACAACAGGAGAATACCATCAGCGCATGAATCTAGAGAAAGGCTTCGCAATTCAGATATCTTCAAGAGGAAGCTTGATGAGCCCATCGACGAGAAGCAAAATAAGTCAGATTGGGATTGA
- the LOC133889816 gene encoding FCS-Like Zinc finger 2-like — protein sequence MDSGLGGAGESGGGRDSPYALGGGGASAAAWTRLVGSGVEDELLIAGAGRGGAGAGGPPQGHFLEACFLCRKPLASNRDIFMYRGDIPFCTEECRREQIEMDEEMERKESTPKKVAPRAPSPKDVESPTRPPKARAGSILAG from the exons ATGGACTCCGGCCTCGGCGGCGCGGGTGAGAGCGGGGGCGGCCGGGACAGCCCGTATGCTCTCGGTGGGGGCggcgcgtcggcggcggcgtggaCCCGGCTGGTCGGCTCCGGCGTGGAGGACGAGTTGCTGATCGCGGGTGCGGGGAGAGGGGGAGCGGGCGCCGGAGGTCCGCCGCAGGGGCACTTTTTGGAGGCGTGCTTCCTCTGCCGGAAGCCGCTCGCCAGCAACCGCGACATCTTCATGTACAG AGGTGATATCCCATTCTGCACAGAGGAGTGCAGGAGGGAGCAGATCGAGATGGACGAGGagatggagaggaaggagagcaCCCCGAAGAAGGTGGCGCCGAGAGCGCCGTCCCCCAAAGACGTGGAGTCCCCCACGAGGCCTCCCAAGGCCCGGGCCGGGTCAATCCTCGCCGGCTAA